The proteins below come from a single Natrinema sp. SYSU A 869 genomic window:
- the sufB gene encoding Fe-S cluster assembly protein SufB, producing MSSDQDHLQETDTEARFEFKKEENSAVRSGKGLTEEVIRMISDDKDEPDWMLERRLRALEQYHNMPMPSDWPGMPDLSELNVEEIIPYIRPDVDKREGVDDWTELPDEIKDTFDKLGIPEAEKNALSGVGAQYESEVVYQNMQEQWEEKGVIFCNMDEAVREHPELVKEHFMTTCVPPSDNKFAALHGAVWSGGSFVYVPEDVTVEMPVQAYFRMNSEGMGQFEHTLIIAEEGSEVHYIEGCSAPKYGTHNLHSGGVEVFVGEDAHVQYSTVQNWSKNTFNLNTKRAICEENATMEWVSGSMGSKVTMLYPCTILKGRGSTDTHITIALAGEGQNIDTGAKVYHNAPDTSSTIESKSISKDGGRTNYRGLVHIADGAENASTAVECDALMFDNESTSDTMPYMEIEESKVDVAHEATVGKIGDEDIFYLQSRGLDDDDAKKMIVAGFIEPITEELPIEYAVELNRLIELEMEGSLG from the coding sequence ATGAGTTCCGATCAAGATCACCTACAAGAGACAGATACTGAGGCCCGGTTCGAGTTCAAGAAAGAGGAGAACTCCGCCGTCAGATCCGGCAAGGGCCTGACCGAGGAGGTCATCCGCATGATCTCCGACGACAAGGACGAGCCCGACTGGATGCTTGAGCGGCGTCTCCGCGCCCTCGAGCAGTATCACAACATGCCGATGCCGTCCGACTGGCCCGGCATGCCCGATCTCTCCGAGCTGAACGTCGAGGAGATCATTCCGTATATCCGACCGGACGTCGACAAGCGCGAAGGCGTCGACGACTGGACGGAGCTGCCTGACGAGATCAAGGACACGTTCGACAAACTTGGCATCCCGGAAGCGGAGAAAAACGCCCTCTCGGGCGTCGGTGCCCAGTACGAGTCCGAAGTCGTCTACCAGAACATGCAGGAGCAGTGGGAAGAGAAAGGCGTCATCTTCTGTAACATGGATGAGGCCGTCCGGGAGCACCCCGAGCTCGTCAAAGAGCACTTCATGACGACCTGCGTGCCACCGAGCGACAACAAGTTCGCCGCGCTGCACGGAGCCGTCTGGTCCGGCGGGTCGTTCGTCTACGTTCCAGAAGACGTCACCGTCGAAATGCCCGTTCAGGCCTACTTCCGGATGAATTCGGAGGGTATGGGTCAGTTCGAGCACACGCTCATCATCGCCGAGGAAGGGTCGGAAGTCCACTACATCGAGGGCTGTTCCGCACCCAAGTACGGCACCCACAATCTCCACTCGGGCGGCGTCGAAGTCTTCGTCGGTGAAGACGCACACGTTCAGTACTCGACCGTCCAGAACTGGTCGAAGAACACCTTCAACCTGAACACCAAGCGTGCCATCTGCGAGGAGAACGCCACGATGGAGTGGGTTTCGGGCAGCATGGGATCGAAAGTGACCATGCTCTACCCGTGTACGATCCTCAAGGGTCGTGGATCGACTGACACCCACATCACCATCGCCCTGGCGGGCGAGGGCCAGAACATCGACACCGGCGCGAAGGTCTATCACAACGCCCCCGACACCAGCTCGACCATCGAGTCCAAGTCGATTTCCAAGGACGGCGGCCGAACCAACTACCGCGGGCTCGTCCACATCGCCGACGGTGCCGAGAATGCGAGCACCGCCGTCGAGTGTGACGCCCTGATGTTCGACAACGAGTCCACGTCGGACACCATGCCGTACATGGAAATCGAGGAGTCGAAGGTCGACGTCGCTCACGAGGCGACCGTCGGCAAGATCGGCGACGAAGACATCTTCTACCTCCAGTCGCGCGGACTGGA